In Halobaculum magnesiiphilum, the following proteins share a genomic window:
- the katG gene encoding catalase/peroxidase HPI translates to MTRSNKDWWPDQLNLEILDHNAQNAGPVDEEFDYAEAFQSLDYEQVKADIEDVMTTSQEWWPADYGHYGPLFIRMAWHSAGTYRTYDGRGGASGGRQRLPPLDSWPDNANLDKARRLLWPVKQKYGRKLSWGDLIVLAGNVALESMGFETFGFAGGREDDYKPDEAVDWGPEEEFELSSEDRFDEDGSLKWPLGNTVMGLIYVNPEGPNGEPDLDGSAQNIRESFSQMAMNDEETVALIAGGHTFGKVHGADDPDEHVGPEPAAAPMEDQGFGWESDFGEGKGPDAITSGIEGPWNTTPTQWDTSYVDNLLNHEWEPEKGPGGAWQWTTKDGELDDAAPGVQDPSDTEDVMMLTTDVALKHDPDFRAVLERFQENPMEFGISFAKAWYKLIHRDMGPPERFLGPEVPDEEMLWQDPLPDADYDLIDDEDAAELKSEILATDLSVSQLVKTAWASASTYRDSDKRGGANGARIRLEPQRSWEVNEPAELETVLETLEDVQAEFNAAQSDDTKVSLADVIVLGGNAAVEQAAADAGYDVEIAFDPGRTDASQEQTDEESFEALKPHADGFRNYISDDAPRRAEDLLVDNSDLLNLSVSEMTALLGGMRALGATYQDTDRGVLTDEPETLTNDFFVNMLTMDTEWEPVSESRQVFEGIDRETGEVEWEATRFDLVFGSNSRLRTISEVYAAEDGEEQFVEDFVDTWEKVMRLDRFDLE, encoded by the coding sequence ATGACGAGGTCCAACAAGGACTGGTGGCCAGACCAGCTGAACCTAGAGATCCTCGACCACAACGCCCAGAACGCGGGGCCGGTGGACGAGGAATTCGACTACGCGGAGGCCTTCCAGTCGCTCGACTACGAGCAGGTGAAGGCGGACATCGAGGACGTGATGACGACGTCCCAGGAGTGGTGGCCGGCCGACTACGGCCACTACGGCCCGCTGTTCATCCGGATGGCGTGGCACAGCGCCGGGACGTACCGGACGTACGACGGGCGCGGCGGCGCCTCCGGCGGCCGACAGCGGCTCCCCCCGCTCGACAGCTGGCCGGACAACGCGAACCTCGACAAGGCGCGCCGGCTGCTGTGGCCGGTCAAACAGAAGTACGGGCGCAAGCTCTCGTGGGGCGACCTGATCGTCCTCGCCGGCAACGTCGCGCTCGAATCGATGGGGTTCGAGACGTTCGGCTTCGCCGGGGGACGTGAGGACGACTACAAGCCCGACGAGGCCGTCGACTGGGGCCCGGAGGAGGAGTTCGAGCTGTCCTCCGAGGACCGGTTCGATGAGGACGGGAGCCTCAAGTGGCCGCTCGGCAACACGGTCATGGGGCTCATCTACGTGAATCCCGAGGGACCGAACGGCGAGCCCGACCTCGACGGCTCCGCACAGAACATCCGCGAGTCGTTCAGCCAGATGGCGATGAACGACGAGGAGACGGTCGCGCTCATCGCCGGCGGACACACGTTCGGGAAGGTCCACGGCGCCGACGACCCCGACGAACACGTCGGCCCCGAGCCCGCGGCCGCACCCATGGAGGACCAGGGCTTCGGCTGGGAGAGCGACTTCGGCGAGGGCAAGGGCCCCGACGCGATCACGAGCGGGATCGAGGGCCCGTGGAACACCACGCCGACCCAGTGGGACACGAGCTACGTCGACAACCTGCTGAACCACGAGTGGGAGCCCGAGAAGGGTCCCGGCGGTGCCTGGCAGTGGACGACCAAAGACGGCGAGCTCGACGACGCCGCACCCGGCGTGCAGGACCCCTCGGACACGGAGGACGTGATGATGCTCACGACCGACGTGGCCCTGAAGCACGACCCGGACTTCCGTGCGGTCCTCGAACGGTTCCAGGAGAACCCGATGGAGTTCGGGATCAGCTTCGCGAAGGCGTGGTACAAGCTCATCCACCGCGACATGGGCCCGCCCGAGCGGTTCCTCGGCCCTGAGGTTCCTGACGAGGAGATGCTGTGGCAGGATCCCCTCCCCGACGCCGACTACGACCTGATCGACGACGAGGACGCCGCCGAGCTGAAGTCGGAGATCCTCGCCACCGACCTGTCGGTCTCGCAGCTGGTCAAGACCGCCTGGGCGTCGGCCTCGACGTACCGCGACAGCGACAAGCGCGGCGGCGCCAACGGCGCCCGCATCCGGCTGGAACCCCAGCGCAGCTGGGAGGTGAACGAGCCGGCCGAACTCGAGACCGTTCTCGAAACGCTCGAGGACGTCCAGGCGGAGTTCAACGCCGCGCAGTCCGACGACACGAAGGTCTCGCTCGCGGACGTGATCGTGCTCGGCGGCAACGCGGCCGTCGAGCAGGCCGCCGCGGACGCCGGCTACGACGTGGAGATCGCCTTCGACCCCGGTCGGACGGACGCTTCGCAGGAGCAGACCGACGAGGAGTCGTTCGAGGCGCTCAAGCCGCACGCCGACGGCTTCCGCAACTACATTAGCGACGACGCCCCGCGCCGCGCCGAGGACCTGCTGGTCGACAACTCGGACCTGCTGAACCTGTCGGTCAGCGAGATGACGGCGCTGCTGGGCGGCATGCGCGCGCTCGGCGCGACGTATCAGGACACCGATCGCGGCGTCCTCACCGACGAGCCCGAGACGCTGACCAACGACTTCTTCGTGAACATGCTGACCATGGACACGGAGTGGGAACCGGTCTCGGAGTCGCGGCAGGTCTTCGAGGGCATCGACCGCGAGACTGGCGAGGTCGAGTGGGAGGCCACCCGCTTCGATCTCGTGTTCGGCTCGAACTCCCGCCTTCGTACCATCTCTGAGGTGTACGCCGCCGAGGACGGCGAGGAGCAGTTCGTCGAGGACTTCGTCGACACCTGGGAGAAGGTCATGCGGCTCGACCGCTTCGACCTCGAGTAG
- a CDS encoding acyl-CoA dehydrogenase family protein — MSTGPIDYGTLSAGRECNYWRMDPTLRAAAERAYPNGEFEWANQILERFGHACGHGIADRSDRIDRHPPELHTYDADGEVANEVEYHPDQRENERVVYDEFRLTHDPFHAPPGRDEPASFTHALAMQALLSYCDIGFTCPASMTTGAAIVLDAADHDCEEYLDRLTSADIDEHIEGAMFLTEKQGGSDVGANEVRAEPADDGTYRLFGEKWFCSNIDAQGALALARTPDAPDGTAGLSLFLVPREIDGEVNDSLFRRLKDKLGTLSVPTGEIEFRGATGYLIGEEGDGFRLMAEMMNYERLTNATGAVGVIGRALLEAKVHAADRETFGKRLEEHPLMRRDLAELTVEYEGAATFSFEAARWYNEYKRRTESGNDTESDEDRAFKLMRLLVPVAKYRTARDSVGVASYCMEVLGGNGYVREHTTPRLLRDTQVLPIWEGASNVISLDVLRVLERERAHEALVPFVSELLAVDDDRLTALSAEIRESFEALQASLGTLATEDAEYAQYHAKELANLIYDVTTAALLLSRADDALAADDGSDPDARLALVAEAFVDEHLRADPSRAITSGSTICDEHFDALAQYASVDPGTLTGSILDARD, encoded by the coding sequence ATGTCAACTGGCCCCATCGACTACGGCACCCTCTCGGCGGGCCGCGAGTGCAACTACTGGCGGATGGACCCGACGTTGCGGGCCGCCGCCGAACGTGCGTACCCCAACGGGGAGTTCGAGTGGGCGAACCAGATCCTGGAGCGGTTCGGACACGCGTGCGGCCACGGCATCGCCGACCGGTCCGACCGGATCGACCGACACCCGCCGGAGCTGCACACCTACGACGCCGACGGCGAGGTCGCCAACGAGGTCGAGTACCACCCAGACCAGCGGGAGAACGAGCGGGTCGTCTACGACGAGTTCCGGCTCACGCACGACCCGTTTCACGCGCCGCCGGGACGCGACGAACCGGCGAGCTTCACGCACGCGCTCGCGATGCAGGCGCTGTTGTCGTACTGCGACATCGGGTTCACCTGCCCGGCGTCGATGACGACCGGCGCGGCGATCGTGCTCGACGCGGCCGACCACGACTGTGAGGAGTACCTCGACCGACTGACCAGCGCCGATATCGACGAGCACATCGAGGGGGCGATGTTCCTCACCGAGAAGCAGGGCGGCAGCGACGTAGGCGCCAACGAGGTCCGCGCCGAGCCGGCCGACGACGGCACCTACCGCCTGTTCGGCGAGAAGTGGTTCTGTTCGAACATCGACGCGCAGGGGGCGCTCGCGCTCGCTCGGACGCCCGACGCCCCCGACGGAACCGCGGGCCTGTCGCTGTTTCTCGTCCCCCGTGAGATCGACGGCGAGGTGAACGACTCGCTGTTTCGCCGCCTGAAGGACAAGCTTGGAACGCTGTCGGTGCCGACGGGGGAGATCGAGTTCCGGGGCGCCACGGGGTATCTGATCGGCGAGGAGGGCGACGGCTTCCGGCTGATGGCGGAGATGATGAACTACGAGCGGCTGACGAACGCGACCGGCGCCGTCGGGGTGATTGGCCGCGCGTTGTTGGAGGCGAAGGTGCACGCGGCCGACCGGGAGACGTTCGGCAAGCGCCTCGAGGAACACCCGCTCATGCGACGCGACCTCGCGGAGTTGACCGTCGAGTACGAGGGGGCCGCGACGTTCTCGTTCGAGGCCGCGCGGTGGTACAACGAGTACAAGCGGAGGACGGAGTCAGGGAACGACACCGAGTCGGACGAGGATCGGGCGTTCAAGCTCATGCGCCTCCTGGTTCCGGTGGCGAAGTACCGGACCGCTCGCGACTCCGTCGGTGTCGCCTCCTACTGCATGGAGGTGCTCGGCGGTAACGGGTACGTCCGCGAGCACACGACGCCGCGACTGCTCCGTGACACGCAGGTGCTCCCGATCTGGGAGGGCGCCTCGAACGTCATCTCGCTTGACGTGCTTCGCGTGCTCGAACGCGAGCGCGCCCACGAGGCGTTGGTCCCGTTCGTCTCGGAACTGCTCGCCGTCGACGACGACCGACTCACGGCCCTCTCGGCGGAGATCCGGGAGTCGTTCGAGGCGCTCCAGGCGTCGCTGGGAACGCTCGCGACCGAGGACGCCGAGTACGCCCAGTACCACGCCAAGGAGCTGGCGAACCTGATCTACGACGTGACGACGGCCGCGCTGCTGCTCTCGCGCGCCGACGACGCACTCGCCGCCGACGACGGGAGCGATCCCGACGCGCGGCTCGCGCTCGTCGCCGAGGCGTTCGTCGACGAGCACCTCCGAGCCGACCCGTCCCGGGCTATCACGTCGGGGTCGACGATCTGCGACGAGCACTTCGACGCGCTGGCGCAGTACGCGAGCGTCGATCCCGGGACGTTGACCGGATCGATCCTCGACGCGCGCGATTAA
- a CDS encoding helix-turn-helix domain-containing protein, translating to MPDSMSEQLRRDMECEGLLECFHGLKELDKDCFQALVSADSQLTIDEIAERVDRERSTAYRSVQRLLNAGFIQKDQINYDQGGYYHVYSPRDPSQIADDMQRMLNDWYAKMGQLIGEFETKYEQSEQVPAEN from the coding sequence ATGCCCGATTCGATGTCCGAACAACTCCGACGGGACATGGAGTGCGAGGGGCTGCTCGAGTGCTTTCACGGCCTGAAGGAACTCGACAAGGACTGCTTCCAGGCGCTGGTTTCGGCCGACTCGCAGCTCACGATCGACGAGATCGCCGAGCGCGTCGACAGGGAGCGGTCGACCGCCTACCGCTCGGTTCAGCGACTCCTGAACGCGGGTTTCATCCAGAAGGATCAGATCAACTACGATCAGGGCGGGTACTACCACGTGTACAGCCCGAGGGACCCGTCGCAGATCGCCGACGACATGCAGCGCATGCTCAACGACTGGTACGCCAAGATGGGCCAGCTCATCGGCGAGTTCGAGACGAAATACGAGCAGTCCGAGCAGGTCCCCGCCGAGAACTGA
- a CDS encoding HalOD1 output domain-containing protein, with amino-acid sequence MSLNRDITTSIVEAISECEGIDTSDPTCTLYEYIDIDAIETLAARDDIEWRLHFRVKENTVVIDSQDRVTVHSVTATDDH; translated from the coding sequence ATGAGTCTCAACCGCGATATCACCACGTCGATCGTCGAAGCGATCAGTGAGTGTGAGGGCATCGATACATCGGATCCGACCTGTACGTTGTACGAGTATATCGACATCGATGCCATCGAAACCTTGGCCGCCAGGGACGACATCGAATGGCGACTCCACTTTCGCGTCAAAGAGAATACGGTCGTGATAGATAGCCAAGACAGGGTCACAGTCCACTCAGTGACCGCGACTGATGACCACTGA
- a CDS encoding acetamidase/formamidase family protein produces the protein MSQQIQEELEVDAFTLGLVGPDQEWAGTVADGGTVHTHTPPACWGPMITPKFRGGHEVTRPIRVENAEPGDALVVRITDVEVTSAATSTGSMAEREGAFGDDPFVDHKCPECGTPWPESVVEGTGEESIRCAECGANASSFGFEYGYTVAFDDEKTVGVTVDEDGARRLAENADEAMALPENSRQHPILLYGPDEMPGALGRLQPFIGNIGTTPAREFPDSHNAGDFGQFLIGASHDWGLDDESELEARTDGHLDSNDVRPGATLICPVRVDGAGLYVGDLHANQGDGELSLHTTDVSGRTELEVEVIKDLDLGGPILLPNEEDLPHIAKPYTEAERESGQAVANEYDVDELHDAAPIQVVGSGATINDATENAFDRAGDLLDMSEGEVRGRCTFTGGVEIARLPGVVQLSMLVPMETLEEVGLAETVRAQYGL, from the coding sequence ATGTCCCAACAGATACAGGAGGAGCTGGAGGTGGACGCGTTCACCCTCGGCCTCGTCGGTCCCGACCAGGAGTGGGCGGGGACCGTCGCCGACGGTGGAACCGTTCACACGCACACGCCGCCGGCGTGCTGGGGTCCGATGATCACCCCCAAGTTCAGGGGCGGCCACGAGGTGACGCGGCCGATCCGCGTCGAGAACGCCGAACCCGGCGACGCGCTCGTCGTGCGTATCACGGACGTCGAGGTGACGAGCGCGGCCACGAGCACGGGGAGCATGGCCGAACGCGAGGGCGCCTTCGGCGACGATCCGTTCGTCGACCACAAGTGTCCCGAGTGCGGCACCCCCTGGCCCGAGAGCGTCGTCGAGGGAACCGGCGAGGAGTCGATCCGCTGTGCCGAGTGCGGCGCGAACGCGTCCTCGTTCGGCTTCGAGTACGGCTACACCGTCGCCTTCGACGACGAGAAAACCGTCGGCGTCACCGTCGACGAGGACGGCGCCCGGCGGCTCGCGGAGAACGCCGACGAGGCGATGGCGCTCCCAGAGAACTCCCGTCAGCACCCGATCCTGTTGTACGGGCCCGACGAGATGCCGGGCGCGCTCGGCCGGCTTCAGCCGTTCATCGGGAACATCGGGACGACGCCGGCCCGCGAGTTCCCCGACTCGCACAACGCCGGCGACTTCGGGCAGTTCCTCATCGGCGCGAGCCACGACTGGGGGCTCGACGACGAGTCGGAACTGGAGGCGCGCACCGACGGCCATCTCGACTCCAACGACGTTCGTCCGGGCGCGACGCTGATCTGCCCCGTCCGTGTCGACGGTGCCGGCCTCTACGTCGGCGACCTCCACGCGAACCAAGGCGACGGCGAGCTCTCCCTGCACACGACCGACGTGAGCGGCCGGACCGAGTTGGAGGTCGAGGTGATCAAGGACCTGGATCTCGGCGGACCGATCCTGCTTCCCAACGAGGAGGACCTGCCACACATCGCGAAGCCGTACACGGAGGCCGAACGGGAGTCGGGGCAGGCCGTCGCCAACGAGTACGACGTGGACGAACTTCACGACGCCGCGCCGATCCAGGTGGTCGGCTCGGGTGCGACGATCAACGACGCGACCGAGAACGCCTTCGACCGCGCCGGCGACCTCCTCGACATGAGCGAGGGCGAGGTGCGCGGCCGCTGCACCTTCACCGGCGGCGTCGAGATCGCCCGCCTGCCGGGCGTCGTCCAACTCTCCATGCTCGTCCCGATGGAGACGCTGGAGGAGGTCGGGCTCGCGGAGACCGTTCGCGCACAGTACGGACTGTGA
- a CDS encoding DUF7526 family protein, translating to MTETITIEVVHAVGPEELDEADLQPALREIADAHHVLVGRRGGRQSWLDRIRAFLAREPVEAVTVVTDEPASEGAEVTLRVEETDIAGVYVATAT from the coding sequence GTGACCGAGACGATCACGATCGAGGTGGTACACGCCGTCGGGCCCGAGGAACTCGACGAGGCCGATCTGCAGCCCGCGCTCCGTGAGATCGCCGACGCTCACCACGTCCTCGTCGGTCGCCGGGGCGGCCGACAGTCGTGGCTCGATCGGATCCGGGCGTTTCTCGCACGCGAACCGGTTGAGGCGGTGACCGTTGTGACCGACGAGCCCGCCAGCGAGGGGGCGGAGGTGACCCTCCGCGTCGAGGAGACGGACATCGCGGGCGTGTACGTCGCGACGGCGACGTAG
- a CDS encoding dihydrolipoyl dehydrogenase — protein sequence MDEVDFLVIGSGSGLDVANAAANRGQSVAIVEKGPLGGTCLNRGCIPSKMLLYHAEILETIERADEFHIDATVEGVDFSTIVREVNEEVEGDSASIREGLRSSPRHDLYEGEGRFVDDNTVEIVGGDDDGTRIAADTILIAAGTRPAIPPIDGIDDVDYLTSTEALQLETPPDHLVIVGGGYIAAELGHFFETFGSEVTIVGRRPNLLPEADPEVAEAFTDRYGERMTVHTGHAATAVSQSDGEVTVEAKPYEYGDDGDDGDDGGIVDDDPVSVTGDELLVAAGRTPNTDTLNLGETGIETDERGFVETDEYLRTTVDGVWALGDIVGEYLLKHSANHEAQAVVRNLFGDELEAVDYSAMPFAVFASPEVAGVGATEDELRAAGREYATRTYAYDQTARGSAMKADGFLKAIITLEGEILGCHIVGPEASNLIEEVVVAMKSGSGTVRDIRESVHVHPALSEVVQRGFSGQFTRGGDGHSH from the coding sequence ATGGACGAAGTCGATTTCCTCGTCATCGGATCCGGTTCCGGGCTCGACGTCGCGAACGCGGCCGCGAACCGGGGACAGTCCGTCGCGATCGTGGAGAAGGGTCCGCTCGGTGGTACCTGTCTCAACCGCGGCTGTATCCCGTCGAAGATGCTGCTGTACCACGCGGAGATCCTTGAGACGATCGAGCGGGCCGACGAGTTCCACATCGACGCGACCGTCGAGGGCGTGGACTTCTCGACGATCGTCCGGGAGGTCAACGAGGAGGTCGAGGGCGACTCGGCGTCGATCCGGGAGGGACTTCGGTCGTCGCCGAGACACGATCTGTACGAAGGAGAGGGTCGATTCGTCGACGACAACACCGTCGAGATCGTCGGCGGCGACGACGACGGAACGCGGATCGCTGCCGATACGATCCTCATCGCGGCGGGGACGCGACCGGCGATCCCGCCGATCGACGGGATCGACGACGTGGACTATCTGACCAGCACCGAGGCCCTGCAACTGGAGACGCCGCCCGACCACCTCGTCATCGTCGGCGGCGGCTACATCGCCGCCGAGCTCGGCCACTTCTTCGAGACGTTCGGGAGCGAGGTGACGATCGTTGGTCGCCGGCCGAACCTCCTCCCGGAGGCGGACCCGGAGGTCGCCGAGGCGTTCACCGACCGCTACGGGGAGCGGATGACCGTCCACACGGGCCACGCCGCGACGGCGGTCTCGCAGTCAGACGGGGAGGTCACCGTCGAGGCGAAGCCGTACGAGTACGGGGATGACGGCGATGACGGCGACGATGGCGGGATCGTGGACGACGATCCGGTGTCGGTGACGGGGGACGAACTCCTCGTCGCCGCCGGTCGGACGCCGAACACGGACACGTTGAACCTCGGGGAGACCGGCATCGAGACCGACGAACGGGGGTTCGTCGAGACCGACGAGTACCTCCGGACGACCGTCGACGGCGTGTGGGCCCTCGGCGACATCGTCGGGGAATATCTGCTGAAACACAGCGCCAACCACGAGGCACAGGCGGTGGTACGGAACCTCTTCGGCGACGAGCTCGAAGCGGTCGACTACTCCGCGATGCCGTTCGCCGTGTTCGCGTCGCCCGAAGTCGCGGGCGTCGGCGCGACCGAGGACGAACTCCGGGCGGCCGGCCGCGAGTACGCGACTCGAACGTACGCCTACGACCAGACTGCACGGGGAAGCGCGATGAAGGCGGACGGGTTCCTGAAGGCGATCATAACACTCGAGGGCGAGATCCTCGGGTGTCACATCGTCGGCCCGGAGGCGTCGAATCTCATCGAGGAGGTCGTCGTCGCGATGAAGTCGGGATCGGGGACCGTCCGGGACATCCGTGAGTCGGTGCACGTTCACCCCGCGCTCTCGGAGGTCGTCCAGCGAGGGTTCTCCGGCCAGTTCACACGAGGCGGCGACGGTCACTCACACTGA
- a CDS encoding DUF2270 domain-containing protein — MSVDDDGGTDDFLAERSRMTAEPDGDPDSDETECSPEGDLGGNAVGSGRDGRRSESQPDESQSGETPLEASPPHVGAGLLDEDMGPSSAMAHLYRGELHRMKLWRERLDRTTNWGVVVIAALLTWAFTSPNNPHYIILVGVATLSVFLVIESRRYRGYDIWRTRVRTIQENVWAYGLDPEGGLADEEWRERLGDDYRSPTLKITAEEAIAHRLRRVYLPLFAILLAAWLIRTTAFSSDPWPAAAAIGMVPGTVVLLTVGAFYVAAIGIACRPRTWHAKGELRSEDLRKRR, encoded by the coding sequence ATGTCGGTCGATGACGACGGCGGCACCGACGATTTCCTGGCGGAACGATCGAGGATGACGGCAGAACCCGACGGCGATCCCGACAGCGACGAGACCGAGTGCTCTCCGGAGGGCGACCTCGGCGGAAACGCGGTCGGCTCCGGTCGTGACGGGAGAAGGTCCGAATCGCAGCCCGACGAATCACAGTCGGGGGAAACCCCACTCGAAGCGTCGCCTCCACACGTCGGTGCGGGACTCCTCGACGAGGACATGGGACCGAGCTCGGCGATGGCGCACCTCTACCGGGGGGAGCTTCACCGGATGAAGCTGTGGCGCGAACGCCTCGATCGGACGACGAACTGGGGGGTCGTCGTTATCGCCGCGCTGCTCACGTGGGCGTTCACCAGCCCGAACAACCCCCACTACATCATCCTCGTCGGCGTCGCGACGCTGTCGGTCTTCCTGGTGATCGAGTCGCGTCGCTACCGCGGGTACGACATCTGGCGCACGCGCGTTCGCACCATTCAGGAGAACGTCTGGGCCTACGGGCTCGACCCGGAGGGCGGCCTCGCCGACGAGGAGTGGCGCGAACGCCTCGGCGACGACTACCGGTCGCCGACGCTGAAGATAACGGCCGAGGAGGCGATCGCTCACCGGCTCCGCCGGGTGTATCTTCCGCTGTTCGCCATCCTCCTGGCTGCCTGGTTGATCCGAACGACGGCCTTCTCATCGGACCCATGGCCGGCCGCCGCGGCGATCGGAATGGTCCCGGGGACAGTCGTTCTCCTCACCGTTGGCGCCTTCTACGTCGCCGCGATCGGGATCGCGTGCCGGCCTCGAACCTGGCACGCGAAGGGCGAACTCCGGTCGGAGGACCTCCGGAAACGGCGCTGA
- a CDS encoding bacterio-opsin activator domain-containing protein, whose product MEGGRQIYEEIFNSAKDAIFLYNVIETDSDYEFKLRQLNPAHEAKTGLSADECRGATPREILDEPQGSEVTANLCRCADREETISYEEVLELPSGKRTWRTKLTPVIRDGDVIQIIGIARDITGQKERIEALRRAREQLHVALEATNTGVWEWNVETDEVLWNDALERLVGIEPGTFEGTYDAFTEYLHPEDIQKVERAITEVIEGSGPFEVEFRMVRTDGDTIWVLGRGELYTRDGPRRLIGTTTDITDRKENELALARREIIDPSIELELHSEEIADLLREEFSGGMYLSFDGIVPGPDQSWLLYVTVEGITPTEVRATLDTIPTAEDARLLSTRDEQSRYEVVVGPNSVAARFRQFDGNLRSIIVEGGTCRLVGEFPETVDPVTVVETVRETFPDVELASQNRIASPTYLRTIIEEQLTERQQTVLGMAYHAGYFEQPRNVTGEELASRLNITRQTFNTHLRKAQLELFQELFEEQLEFPD is encoded by the coding sequence ATGGAAGGTGGTAGGCAAATATATGAAGAAATATTCAATTCTGCGAAAGATGCAATCTTCCTGTATAACGTTATCGAGACAGACTCAGACTACGAGTTCAAGCTTCGTCAGTTGAATCCGGCGCACGAAGCGAAAACCGGACTTTCGGCGGACGAATGCCGTGGTGCCACTCCCCGTGAGATCTTGGACGAGCCACAGGGGAGTGAGGTGACGGCAAACCTATGTCGATGCGCCGACCGCGAGGAGACGATTTCCTACGAGGAGGTTCTCGAGTTGCCTTCGGGGAAGCGTACCTGGCGAACGAAGCTTACCCCGGTGATCAGGGACGGAGATGTCATACAGATCATCGGGATCGCACGGGATATCACGGGACAGAAGGAACGAATCGAAGCACTCCGAAGGGCGAGGGAACAGCTCCATGTCGCTCTCGAGGCAACCAATACAGGTGTCTGGGAATGGAACGTGGAGACGGACGAAGTGTTATGGAACGACGCGCTGGAGCGGTTGGTGGGCATCGAGCCCGGCACCTTCGAGGGGACCTACGACGCGTTTACCGAGTACCTTCATCCCGAGGATATCCAGAAGGTCGAGCGAGCGATAACGGAGGTCATAGAGGGGAGTGGACCGTTCGAGGTCGAGTTCCGAATGGTTCGAACCGACGGAGACACGATATGGGTCCTCGGTCGCGGTGAACTGTATACCCGGGACGGCCCTCGGCGGTTGATCGGAACGACCACGGATATCACCGATCGCAAGGAGAACGAACTGGCACTCGCCCGGCGGGAGATCATCGACCCGTCGATCGAACTGGAACTACACTCGGAGGAGATCGCCGATCTGCTACGAGAGGAATTCAGTGGCGGCATGTATCTCTCGTTCGATGGCATCGTCCCCGGCCCCGACCAGTCGTGGCTGCTCTACGTCACAGTGGAGGGTATCACGCCGACTGAGGTCCGAGCGACACTCGATACAATACCGACCGCCGAGGACGCTCGTCTGTTGAGCACACGGGACGAGCAGTCTCGATACGAGGTCGTCGTCGGGCCGAACTCGGTTGCTGCACGCTTCCGTCAGTTCGACGGGAACCTCCGTTCGATCATCGTCGAGGGTGGAACGTGCAGGCTCGTCGGGGAGTTCCCGGAGACAGTCGACCCTGTGACCGTCGTCGAAACCGTCCGTGAGACGTTCCCCGACGTCGAACTCGCGTCACAGAACCGAATCGCCTCTCCGACGTATCTTCGAACTATCATCGAGGAACAGCTCACGGAACGCCAGCAAACCGTCCTCGGGATGGCCTATCACGCAGGTTACTTCGAACAGCCGCGGAACGTGACGGGTGAGGAACTCGCCTCCCGGCTGAATATCACGAGACAGACGTTCAACACTCATCTCCGAAAGGCACAGCTGGAACTCTTTCAGGAACTGTTCGAAGAACAACTTGAGTTCCCGGACTGA
- a CDS encoding MoaD/ThiS family protein — MNVQVYGPLRSATGSKVVEIDSGELPGRPTVRDVLDALCAAHPRSESHLRDEDGALRPSVRVTVGDDRADLDDHCPPDADVRVFPAMRGG; from the coding sequence GTGAACGTTCAGGTGTACGGCCCGCTCCGCTCGGCGACGGGATCGAAAGTCGTCGAGATCGATTCCGGGGAGCTACCGGGTCGGCCGACCGTCCGCGACGTGCTCGACGCGCTGTGTGCGGCCCACCCACGTTCGGAGTCTCACCTCAGAGACGAGGACGGAGCGTTGCGCCCGAGCGTCCGGGTGACCGTCGGCGACGACCGGGCAGACCTCGATGACCACTGCCCACCCGACGCCGACGTTCGGGTGTTCCCCGCGATGCGCGGGGGGTAG